In Juglans regia cultivar Chandler chromosome 13, Walnut 2.0, whole genome shotgun sequence, the following proteins share a genomic window:
- the LOC108991818 gene encoding protein PECTIC ARABINOGALACTAN SYNTHESIS-RELATED, with the protein MVELRHSSSIGSRASSSPMKRDDVSSPLSPDNHPSDDDDHDRHSSKDRDRHFWYHLSSICPFFNDDARFSLHNSRIWLLFVLFLVLAGFVSVSSIVNRLNAPYLCKKDGIVLHCPHVKEVPSLWENPYSATTSWKPCAERRDGGISDPPSENETTGYIFIHAEGGLNQQRIAICNAVAVAKIMNASLILPVLKQDQIWKDQTKFEDIFDVDHFIDYLKDDVRIVRDIPKWFTDKTELFTSIRRTVKNIPKYASAQFYIDNVLPRIKEKKIMALKPFVDRLGYDNVPPEINRLRCRVNYHALKFLPEIEQMADLLASRMRNRTGGSNPYMALHLRFEKGMVGLSFCDFVGTREEKAKMAEYRKKEWPRRYKNGSHLWQLALQKRKEGRCPLEPGEVAVLLRAMGYSKETQIYVASGQVYGGNNRMASLRNMFPYLVTKEELATKEELVGFRKHVTSLAALDFLVCLKSDVFVMTHGGNFAKLIIGARRYMGHLQKSIKPDKGLMSKSFGDPYMGWATFVEDVVVTHQTRTGLPEETFPNYDLWENPLTPCMCKA; encoded by the exons ATGGTGGAGCTCAGGCACTCGAGCTCGATCGGGAGCCGGGCTTCTTCGTCTCCGATGAAGCGCGACGACGTCTCCTCCCCTTTGTCTCCCGATAATCATCCCAGCGACGACGACGATCACGATCGACACTCCTCGAAGGATCGAGACCGTCATTTCTGGTACCATTTATCGTCCATATGCCCCTTCTTCAACGACGATGCTAGGTTTTCTCTGCACAACTCCAGGATCTGGCTGCTCTTCGTACTTTTTCTTGTTCTCGCCGGTTTCGTTTCGGTTTCCTCGATCGTAAACCGATTG AATGCCCCTTACTTATGTAAAAAAGATGGCATTGTTCTTCACTGCCCACAT GTCAAGGAAGTTCCTTCACTCTGGGAGAATCCTTACTCTGCCACCACATCCTGGAAGCCTTGTGCTGAGCGCCGTGATGGTGGAATATCTG ATCCTCCTTCTGAAAATGAAACAACTGGCTATATATTCATTCATGCTGAGGGTGGTCTGAATCAACAAAGAATAGCT ATATGTAATGCAGTTGCTGTGGCTAAAATAATGAATGCCAGCCTTATTTTGCCGGTGTTGAAGCAAGACCAGATCTGGAAAGACCAAAC GAAATTTGAAGACATATTTGATGTAGATCATTTCATTGACTACCTGAAGGATGATGTGCGAATAGTTCGTGATATCCCCAAGTGGTTTACCGACAAAACAGAGCTTTTCACAAGTATAAG ACGTACAGTAAAAAATATTCCAAAGTATGCATCAGCACAATTTTACATTGATAATGTTCTGCCCCGAATCAAGGAGAAGAAGATAATGGCACTAAAACCTTTTGTTGATCGACTTGG GTATGACAATGTTCCTCCAGAAATCAACAGGCTAAGGTGCAGGGTAAATTATCATGCTCTGAAATTTCTTCCTGAGATAGAGCAAATGGCTGATTTACTGGCATCAAGGATGAGAAACCGCACAGGCGGTTCAAATCCTTACAT GGCTCTTCATCTTCGGTTCGAGAAAGGGATGGTAGGCCTATCATTCTGTGATTTTGTTGGAACAAGGGAGGAGAAAGCCAAAATGGCAGAATATCGGAAGAAGGAATGGCCTCGACGGTATAAG AATGGTTCCCATCTATGGCAACTGGCCCTGCAAAAGCGGAAGGAAGGACGGTGCCCTCTTGAGCCCGGAGAAGTGGCTGTGCTTCTTCGGGCAATGGGCTATTCTAAGGAAACTCAAATTTATGTTGCTTCGGGGCAGGTCTATGGTGGAAATAACAGGATGGCTTCCCTCAGGAACATGTTCCCGTATTTG GTTACCAAAGAGGAGTTGGCAACTAAGGAGGAGTTGGTGGGTTTCAGGAAGCATGTGACAAGCTTGGCAGCCCTAGACTTCTTGGTCTGCTTGAAGTCTGATGTGTTTGTGATGACCCACGGAGGGAACTTTGCTAAACTGATAATCGGGGCACGCCGATACATGGGTCACCTTCAAAAATCTATAAAACCCGACAAGGGGCTCATGTCCAAGTCTTTTGGGGACCCCTACATGGGCTGGGCAACCTTTGTAGAGGACGTGGTTGTCACCCACCAGACACGCACCGGATTGCCGGAAGAGACCTTTCCCAACTATGACCTCTGGGAGAACCCCCTGACTCCCTGCATGTGTAAGGCCTGA